From a region of the Saccharomycodes ludwigii strain NBRC 1722 chromosome VII, whole genome shotgun sequence genome:
- a CDS encoding uncharacterized protein (similar to Saccharomyces cerevisiae YBR159W | IFA38 | microsomal beta-keto-reductase) — MSCKTAFVTGGSQGIGAAIAITLASKGFQVAIGSRNEAKAQNVLKAIKEVSSPEAKDPIFVNVDVSDKESVNKAVDEVAKYFGSFDVMINNAGIAKVHKLLDVDAKEFDQVMDVNVKGVLYGMQAAAKKMIELNRKGDYGNVITQENQPKKLTGKIINCCSIGGNVPMPMMSAYTVSKYAVKGLTAVGAKEFAPYGITVNAYAPGPVLTPMWDDLDAQLASMNGLGPGENLKAFIESIALKRGANAQDIANLVGFLASDASDYITGQNYVVDGGLTCS; from the coding sequence ATGAGCTGTAAAACTGCATTTGTTACCGGCGGATCTCAAGGTATTGGTGCTGCCATTGCCATTACTTTGGCTAGTAAAGGTTTTCAAGTCGCTATTGGTTCTAGAAATGAGGCTAAAGCtcaaaatgttttaaaggCCATAAAAGAAGTTTCAAGTCCTGAAGCCAAGGATcctatttttgttaatgtGGATGTTTCCGATAAAGAATCTGTAAACAAAGCAGTTGATGAAGTGGccaaatattttggttCCTTTGATGTTATGATTAACAATGCAGGCATTGCTAAAGTTCACAAATTGCTTGATGTAGATGCCAAAGAGTTTGATCAAGTTATGGATGTTAATGTTAAGGGGGTATTGTATGGTATGCAAGCCgctgcaaaaaaaatgattgaGCTAAACAGGAAAGGCGATTATGGTAATGTTATCACACAGGAAAATCAACCAAAAAAACTAACTGGTAAGATTATTAATTGTTGCAGCATTGGTGGGAATGTTCCAATGCCAATGATGTCTGCATATACTGTTAGCAAATACGCTGTAAAGGGGTTAACTGCCGTAGGTGCCAAAGAGTTTGCACCATATGGTATTACAGTGAACGCTTATGCTCCAGGCCCAGTCTTGACACCAATGTGGGATGATTTGGATGCACAACTAGCATCTATGAATGGTTTGGGTCCAGGTGAAAACTTGAAAGCCTTTATTGAGTCTATTGCTTTGAAACGTGGTGCTAATGCACAAGATATTGCTAATTTGGTTGGATTTCTGGCTAGCGATGCATCTGATTATATTACTGGCCAAAACTATGTGGTTGATGGTGGCTTAACTTGTtcttaa
- a CDS encoding MCT family MFS transporter (similar to Saccharomyces cerevisiae YOL119C | MCH4 | MonoCarboxylate transporter Homologue): MTDIQLQDISSSLRTFIINDTEPKSYSTAIKPLSAYQDYKQYDYQQTQESSIQEDISEFPDGGFEAYTSLFGTFCGLVPVFGVFNSLGAIQSYISNQQLAGVKASNISWIFSSYLTICFASSVLVGAYFDRNGGRIPGILVTILFVGGIMAMANSTKIWHFILSFGVCCGVATGFMATISMSSVTTWFYKKRSTATSIALLGGSIGGIIFPIMLRKLFVELGFEWAIRILGFISLGCLLCYMCLSKERPIDNKDARHLKKPFESRRQCVRWYITSCFNWRYLLDYKFLFTSLGVSLAESSLTAASTYFASYAIFKGNSEETSYVLLTMINVFSIVGRVLPGYLSDHFFGGFNVIIVMVIMCTVFNFAIWLPFGGNSKCLWAYSCLYGVSSGGIMSLTPPLIGKISKTVDFGKRYSTTYLIQAVLTLPIIPICGAIIGNDPSLSDYNNFIIFATMLMLGGAFCYIIARYLCVGFKLVAF; encoded by the coding sequence ATGACAGATATTCAATTGCAAGATATTTCTTCCAGTTTAAGGACCTTTATAATAAACGACACTGAGCCTAAATCATATTCAACTGCCATAAAACCCTTGTCTGCGTACCAGGATTACAAGCAATATGATTATCAACAAACCCAAGAGTCATCCATTCAAGAAGATATATCAGAGTTCCCAGATGGTGGATTCGAGGCATATACTTCTCTATTCGGGACATTTTGCGGGCTAGTGCCTGTATTTGGTGTGTTTAACAGTTTAGGTGCAATTCAAAGTTATATCAGTAATCAACAATTAGCTGGTGTCAAGGCTTCCAATATTTCTTGGATTTTCTCTTCATATTTAACTATTTGTTTTGCTAGCAGCGTTTTAGTTGGTGCCTATTTTGATAGGAACGGAGGCAGGATTCCAGGCATTTTGGTGactatattatttgttggTGGAATAATGGCAATGGCAAATTCTACGAAAATTTggcattttattttatccttTGGGGTTTGTTGTGGCGTTGCTACTGGATTTATGGCCACTATTTCTATGAGTTCTGTTACTACTTGGTTTTACAAAAAACGGTCTACAGCTACTAGCATAGCATTATTAGGAGGGTCTATAGGTGGGATTATCTTTCCAATTATGCTACGAAAATTGTTTGTGGAATTAGGCTTTGAATGGGCTATAAGGATTTTAGGATTCATTAGTTTAGGTTGTTTATTATGCTATATGTGCTTAAGTAAAGAACGACCTATCGATAATAAAGATGCCCGCCATTTGAAGAAACCATTCGAATCAAGAAGACAGTGTGTGCGTTGGTACATAACCTCCTGTTTTAACTGGAGATATTTATTGGAttacaaatttttatttacttcaTTAGGAGTGTCTCTTGCTGAAAGTTCTTTAACGGCTGCTTCCACTTATTTTGCATCTTATGCTATTTTTAAAGGTAATTCAGAAGAGACTTCTTATGTTTTGCTTACGATGATCAATGTTTTCAGTATAGTGGGCCGTGTTTTACCAGGATATCTTTCTGATCACTTTTTTGGAGGATTTAATGTTATAATTGTTATGGTTATTATGTGTACTGTATTTAACTTTGCTATTTGGTTACCATTTGGTGGTAATAGCAAGTGTTTATGGGCATATTCATGTCTGTATGGGGTTTCTAGTGGCGGTATTATGAGTTTGACCCCTCCATTAATTGGTAAAATATCTAAAACTGTTGACTTTGGGAAAAGATACTCTACTACTTATCTGATACAAGCAGTTCTAACTTTACCTATTATTCCAATA